In a genomic window of Aeromonas veronii:
- the alaS gene encoding alanine--tRNA ligase — protein sequence MYMSTSEIRAAFLEYFRSQGHQVVSSSSLVPHNDPTLLFTNAGMNQFKDVFLGAEKRAYNRATTSQRCVRAGGKHNDLENVGYTARHHTFFEMLGNFSFGDYFKHDAIKFAWGFLTEVLQLPKDRLLVTVYATDDEAFDIWEKEVGVPADRIVRIGDNKGAPYASDNFWAMGDTGPCGPCTEIFYDHGDHIWGGRPGSPEEDGDRFIEIWNVVFMQFNRQADGTMEPLPRPSVDTGMGLERISAIMQGVHSNYEIDIFQALIKKAAEIVGTTDLSNQSLRVIADHIRSCAFLVADGVMPSNEGRGYVLRRIIRRAVRHGRKLGATDVFFYKLAAELAVQMKDVAAELIAQLPLVERVLRIEEEQFVRTLDRGLLLLEDVLANLGDAKVVPGEVVFKLYDTYGFPADLTADVVRERDISIDEEGFTVEMEKQRARAKEASSFGVNYNEMLKLDFETPFTGYKSLSERTRVVGIYKGTEEMSGLIAGDEAVIVLEQTPFYAESGGQVGDSGTLKVDDGIFAVTDTVKAGKAIIHKGYMELGTLEKGAEVEAVVDGERRQAIALNHSVTHLLHAALRQALGEHVTQKGSLVGAERMRFDFSHFEGMTMATIRRVEELVNAQIRANHEIITQLMDLEAAKSAGAMALFGEKYEDDVRVVRMGDYSTELCGGTHAKRTGDIGFFKIIAESGIAAGVRRIEAVTGKGAIDFIHQLAEQFEEAAALVKGDQFSIGSKVRQILDKSKMMERELEQLKAKLAAQAGNDLLSQVVEINGQKVLVAALEGADPKSLRGMLDELKNQMKSGVVLLATCADDKVNLIAGVTSDLTGKVKAGELVNLVALQVGGKGGGRPDMAQAGGTQPDAVPAALQSVHSWLEERL from the coding sequence ATGTATATGTCCACGTCAGAGATTCGCGCTGCGTTTCTCGAGTATTTCCGTTCCCAGGGACACCAGGTTGTCTCCTCCAGCTCGCTGGTACCGCATAACGACCCGACCCTGTTGTTTACCAACGCGGGTATGAACCAGTTCAAGGATGTGTTTCTTGGCGCCGAGAAGCGTGCCTACAACCGCGCCACCACGTCCCAGCGTTGTGTTCGTGCCGGTGGTAAACACAATGATCTGGAAAACGTCGGCTATACCGCCCGTCACCACACCTTCTTCGAAATGCTGGGCAACTTCAGTTTTGGCGACTACTTCAAGCATGACGCCATCAAGTTTGCTTGGGGTTTCCTGACCGAAGTGCTGCAGCTGCCGAAAGATCGCCTGCTGGTGACCGTCTACGCGACTGACGATGAAGCATTCGATATCTGGGAAAAAGAGGTCGGTGTCCCGGCCGATCGCATCGTTCGCATCGGTGATAACAAGGGCGCCCCATACGCCTCCGACAACTTCTGGGCGATGGGTGATACCGGCCCGTGCGGTCCCTGCACCGAGATCTTTTATGACCACGGCGATCACATCTGGGGTGGCCGTCCCGGCTCACCGGAAGAAGATGGCGACCGTTTCATCGAGATCTGGAACGTGGTGTTCATGCAGTTCAACCGTCAGGCTGATGGCACCATGGAACCGCTGCCCCGTCCGTCCGTGGATACTGGCATGGGTCTGGAGCGTATCTCCGCCATCATGCAGGGCGTGCACTCCAACTACGAAATCGACATCTTCCAGGCGCTGATCAAGAAAGCGGCCGAGATCGTCGGTACCACCGATCTGAGCAACCAGTCCCTGCGCGTCATCGCTGACCACATCCGCTCCTGCGCCTTCCTGGTGGCAGATGGCGTGATGCCGTCCAACGAAGGTCGTGGCTATGTGCTGCGCCGCATCATCCGTCGCGCCGTGCGTCACGGTCGCAAGCTGGGCGCGACCGATGTCTTCTTCTACAAACTGGCCGCCGAGCTGGCAGTGCAGATGAAGGATGTCGCTGCCGAGCTGATCGCCCAGCTGCCGCTGGTCGAGCGTGTGCTGCGTATCGAAGAGGAGCAGTTCGTCCGCACCCTGGATCGCGGTCTGCTGCTGCTGGAAGATGTGCTGGCCAACCTGGGCGACGCCAAAGTCGTGCCGGGCGAGGTGGTGTTCAAGCTGTATGACACCTACGGCTTTCCGGCCGATCTGACTGCGGACGTGGTGCGCGAGCGTGACATCAGCATCGATGAAGAGGGCTTCACCGTCGAGATGGAGAAGCAGCGTGCTCGTGCCAAAGAGGCTTCCAGCTTCGGCGTGAACTACAACGAGATGCTCAAGCTCGACTTCGAGACCCCGTTTACCGGTTACAAGAGCCTGAGCGAGCGTACCCGCGTGGTCGGCATCTACAAGGGCACCGAAGAGATGAGTGGCCTGATCGCCGGTGACGAAGCGGTCATCGTGCTGGAGCAGACCCCCTTCTACGCCGAGTCCGGTGGTCAGGTGGGCGATAGCGGAACCCTGAAAGTGGACGATGGCATCTTTGCCGTGACCGATACCGTTAAAGCGGGCAAGGCGATCATCCACAAGGGCTACATGGAGCTGGGTACCCTGGAGAAAGGGGCCGAGGTCGAAGCCGTGGTCGATGGCGAGCGTCGCCAAGCCATCGCCCTGAACCACTCCGTGACTCACCTGCTGCACGCTGCCCTGCGTCAGGCGCTGGGTGAGCACGTGACCCAGAAAGGCTCTCTGGTGGGGGCCGAGCGCATGCGCTTTGACTTCTCCCACTTCGAGGGGATGACCATGGCGACCATTCGCCGGGTCGAGGAGCTGGTCAACGCCCAGATCCGCGCCAACCACGAAATCATCACCCAGCTGATGGACCTGGAAGCCGCCAAGTCTGCCGGCGCCATGGCGCTGTTTGGTGAAAAATATGAAGACGACGTGCGCGTTGTGCGCATGGGCGACTACTCCACCGAGCTGTGCGGCGGTACTCACGCCAAGCGCACCGGTGACATCGGCTTCTTCAAGATCATTGCCGAGAGCGGTATCGCCGCCGGTGTGCGTCGTATCGAAGCGGTGACCGGCAAGGGCGCCATCGACTTCATACACCAGCTGGCCGAACAGTTTGAAGAGGCTGCCGCGCTGGTGAAAGGCGATCAGTTCTCCATCGGCAGCAAAGTGCGCCAGATCCTGGACAAGTCCAAGATGATGGAGCGCGAGCTGGAGCAGCTCAAGGCTAAATTGGCCGCTCAGGCCGGTAACGACCTGCTGAGCCAGGTGGTGGAGATCAACGGTCAGAAGGTGCTGGTTGCAGCGCTGGAAGGAGCTGATCCGAAATCCCTGCGCGGCATGCTGGACGAGCTGAAGAATCAGATGAAATCCGGTGTCGTGCTGCTGGCAACCTGTGCCGATGACAAGGTCAATCTGATCGCCGGTGTTACCAGCGATTTGACCGGCAAGGTCAAGGCTGGAGAGCTGGTCAATCTGGTTGCCCTGCAGGTGGGTGGCAAGGGCGGTGGTCGTCCGGACATGGCTCAGGCGGGTGGTACCCAGCCGGACGCTGTGCCTGCGGCGCTGCAATCTGTTCACTCCTGGCTGGAAGAGCGCCTGTAA
- a CDS encoding recombination regulator RecX, which yields MVDESLPEPVEPSFAELFAAARAFAMRSLARRESAESELANRLRQQGFNEEVIEAVVDYCRGYNWVNDERYGGMAVRAGAAKGHGPIKIRFDLRHKGLDDMQIDAAFDQPELDWFELAFALLERRARVADLADFKLRMKWLKYLLGRGFTQDQARYAISALQEVAAE from the coding sequence ATGGTCGATGAATCTCTCCCTGAACCCGTTGAACCCTCCTTTGCAGAGCTGTTTGCCGCTGCCCGCGCCTTTGCCATGCGCAGTCTGGCCCGCCGCGAGAGCGCCGAGTCTGAGCTGGCCAACCGGCTGCGCCAGCAGGGTTTCAATGAAGAGGTGATCGAGGCGGTGGTCGACTACTGCCGCGGTTACAACTGGGTCAACGACGAACGTTACGGTGGCATGGCGGTGCGGGCCGGTGCAGCCAAGGGCCATGGCCCCATCAAAATCCGCTTCGATCTGCGCCACAAGGGACTCGACGATATGCAGATCGATGCCGCCTTCGATCAGCCGGAGCTGGACTGGTTTGAACTGGCGTTTGCCCTGCTCGAACGGCGTGCCCGGGTGGCCGATCTGGCGGATTTCAAGCTGCGGATGAAGTGGCTCAAGTATCTGTTGGGTCGTGGCTTTACCCAGGATCAGGCGCGTTATGCGATCTCAGCCCTACAAGAGGTGGCCGCAGAGTAG
- the recA gene encoding recombinase RecA gives MDQNKQKALAAALGQIEKQFGKGSIMRLGDSKTMDIEAISTGSLSLDVALGIGGLPCGRIVEIYGPESSGKTTLTLQVIAEAQKKGKTCAFVDAEHALDPIYAAKLGVNVDDLLISQPDTGEQALEICDMLVRSNAVDVIIVDSVAALTPKAEIEGEMGDSHVGLQARLMSQALRKLTANIKNANCLCIFINQIRMKIGVMFGSPETTTGGNALKFYASVRLDIRRIGAIKEGDEVVGNETRVKVVKNKVAPPFKQAEFQIFYGAGISKEGELVDLGVKHKLIDKAGAWYSYNGEKIGQGKANVMKLFAENKVMAGEVEARLRELLLSGAVPAEKPVAAAAEEFEDESEQEFE, from the coding sequence ATGGATCAGAACAAACAGAAGGCACTGGCGGCTGCGCTGGGTCAGATTGAAAAGCAGTTCGGCAAAGGTTCCATCATGCGTCTGGGCGACAGCAAGACCATGGATATCGAAGCCATCTCTACCGGTTCCCTCTCGCTGGACGTGGCGCTGGGCATCGGCGGTCTGCCGTGTGGCCGTATCGTCGAGATCTACGGCCCGGAATCTTCCGGTAAAACCACCCTCACCCTGCAGGTGATCGCGGAAGCCCAGAAGAAAGGCAAAACCTGTGCCTTCGTCGATGCGGAACACGCACTCGACCCTATCTATGCTGCCAAGCTGGGCGTCAACGTTGACGACCTGCTGATTTCCCAGCCGGATACCGGTGAACAGGCGCTGGAAATTTGCGACATGCTGGTTCGCTCCAACGCCGTTGACGTCATCATCGTCGACTCCGTGGCGGCCCTGACCCCGAAAGCGGAAATCGAAGGCGAAATGGGTGATTCCCACGTGGGCCTTCAGGCCCGTCTGATGTCCCAGGCGCTGCGCAAGCTGACCGCCAACATCAAGAACGCCAACTGCCTGTGCATCTTCATCAACCAGATCCGGATGAAGATTGGCGTCATGTTCGGTAGCCCGGAGACCACCACAGGTGGTAACGCGCTCAAGTTCTACGCCTCCGTGCGTCTCGATATCCGTCGTATCGGCGCCATCAAGGAAGGTGACGAAGTGGTCGGTAACGAGACCCGCGTCAAAGTGGTCAAGAACAAGGTGGCCCCGCCCTTCAAACAGGCTGAATTCCAGATTTTCTACGGTGCCGGTATCTCCAAAGAGGGTGAGCTGGTTGACCTGGGCGTCAAGCACAAGCTGATCGACAAGGCCGGTGCCTGGTACAGCTACAACGGCGAGAAGATCGGTCAGGGCAAGGCCAACGTCATGAAGCTGTTCGCCGAGAACAAGGTGATGGCTGGCGAAGTGGAAGCGCGCCTGCGCGAGCTGCTGCTCTCCGGCGCCGTGCCGGCAGAAAAGCCGGTGGCTGCTGCTGCCGAAGAGTTTGAAGACGAAAGCGAACAAGAGTTCGAATAA